The Stigmatella aurantiaca DW4/3-1 genome contains the following window.
CCCGGCACGGGCCCATGTTCGGCGTGTCGAGCACCTCATCGAACCAAGCCACCGTCCCATCCTTGGAGAGGACGAGGTTGCGCGACACCGCCCGGAAGCTCCACGCCTTGCCGCGCGAGAAGTACGGCTTCGCCCAGGCCCGGAACGCGTCCCGGGTCCACCGCTCGGTGGCATCCGTGCCCAGGAAGATGCCCTCGGCGGTGAAGTGGCCAAAGTAGCGCGCCTCGTCCGCCTCGGCGGCGGCCTTGTGCCAGTCATCGAGCACGGCGGCGGGCGCAGCCACCTTGGGAACAGCCGGAGCAGCCGGCGCGGCGGCCACGAGCGACAGACAGATCAAAGCGGCAACAGACACGGATGGCTCCAGAACGGAAGGGGTTCGCGGTATGAAGCGCGACGGCGTGGGCGCGGGTCAAGGCGCGCGGTCCGGAAAAGGCGGTGCACGTGGTTCTTGAGAGCTTTCAGGTGGGTGAGGGCGAGGTGCCCACGGTGTTGCTGCACGGCTTCCTCGGCTCGGGGCGCAACCTGCGCTCACTGGCGGTGGCCTGGAGCGAAGCGGAGCCCCAGCGCCGCTTCCTGTTGCCGGATCTGACGGGCCACGGCGCATCGCCGGCCTTGCCACCCGGGGCTGACCTGGACACCCTCGCCCGAGACGTGCGGGAGACCGCCCACGCCAAGGGCTTCACCGGGTCCCTGGAGTGGGTGGGCCACTCGCTGGGGGGGCGCGTGTCGCTCGCGGCGAGCCTCCTGTTCCCCGCGGAGGTGGCCCACGTGACGCTGCTGGACATCACGCCCAGCCCCGTGCCGGTGAACCTCTCCGAGAGCGGCATGGTGCTGAACATCCTGCTCCAGGCGCCGGACACCGCGCCCAGCCGCAAGGAGATGCGCGCGGACCTGATGGGCCATGGCCTCTCGGTGGGGCTGGCGGACTGGCTGGTGATGAACCTCGTGTCCCTGCCCGACGGCGGGGTGCGCTGGCGCTTCGAGCGGCAGGGCCTCGCGGCGCTGCACGAGCGGGTGAATGGAACGGACCTCTGGGCAGCGGTGGAGCGCCCCGGGGCGAAGGTGCGCTGCATTCGCGGAGGCCGCGCGCGCTACGTGACGGACGCGGACGTGGCGCGCATGGAAAAGGCAGGCTGTCCGGTGGCCACGCTTCCGGAGGCGGGCCACTTCGTGCACGTGGATGCGCCCCAAGCCCTGCTCCAGTGGCTGCGAACGGGGGGCTGAGCCCCCGCGGGCGGGCCGCTCAAAACTTGGAGAACAGGATGAGCTTGCCCAGCGTCTCCGCCCCCCCCGCGCCCGCCATGTTCCACACGATCGCGAGGATATCGGGCGCCTGCTCCACATGCCGGGCCACGAGGTAGAAGCACTCCACCGC
Protein-coding sequences here:
- a CDS encoding nuclear transport factor 2 family protein, with the translated sequence MSVAALICLSLVAAAPAAPAVPKVAAPAAVLDDWHKAAAEADEARYFGHFTAEGIFLGTDATERWTRDAFRAWAKPYFSRGKAWSFRAVSRNLVLSKDGTVAWFDEVLDTPNMGPCRGSGVLVKEGRLWKIAQYNLSVPIPNALLPDVTDRIGKHLKAPEPEGK
- a CDS encoding alpha/beta fold hydrolase, giving the protein MVLESFQVGEGEVPTVLLHGFLGSGRNLRSLAVAWSEAEPQRRFLLPDLTGHGASPALPPGADLDTLARDVRETAHAKGFTGSLEWVGHSLGGRVSLAASLLFPAEVAHVTLLDITPSPVPVNLSESGMVLNILLQAPDTAPSRKEMRADLMGHGLSVGLADWLVMNLVSLPDGGVRWRFERQGLAALHERVNGTDLWAAVERPGAKVRCIRGGRARYVTDADVARMEKAGCPVATLPEAGHFVHVDAPQALLQWLRTGG